The genomic stretch GGGCGAGTCGGTCATCATCGGCGTCGCCGGCGCCGGCGAGGAGATCTCCACCCGTCCGTTCCAGCTGGTCACCGGCCGCGTCTGGCGCGGTTCCGCCTTCGGCGGTGTCAAGGGCCGTTCGGAGCTGCCGGAATATGTGGAGCGCTATCTGCGCGGCGAGTTCGAACTGGACACCTTCATCACCCACACCATGGGTCTGGAGGACATCAACCACGCCTTCGACCTGATGCATGAGGGCAAGAGCATCCGCTCGGTCATCCTGTACAACCAGTGAGGTGACAAGGGCTCCCTTCTCCGTATCGGGGGAGGGAGCCTTGCCGCCATCGATTTTCAAAAGGCGTTTCCATGACCGACCCCCTGACCACCCTGTCGGAAACCCGTGTCTTCGGCGGCCGTCTGAAACGGGTGCGGCACCAGTCCGCGGCGGTGAATTGCGAGATGACCTTCGCGATCTTCCTGCCGCCGCAGGTGGAGGCCGGCGCGACGGTTCCGGTCTTCTACTGGCTGTCGGGCCTGACCTGCACCGACGAGAACTTCACCCAGAAGGCCGGCGCCTTCCGCGTCGCGGCGGAGCTTGGCCTCGCCATCGTCGCCCCCGACACCAGCCCGCGCGGGGAGGGGGTGCCCGGCGATCCCGACGGCTCCTGGGACTTCGGCCAGGGGGCCGGATTCTATGTCGATGCGACCGAGGAACCCTGGGCGCGCAACTACCGCATGCACGACTACGTGACGCGGGAGTTGCCGGCACTGATCGAGGAGAATTTCCCGGTCACCGACCGCCGGTCCATCGCCGGCCATTCGATGGGCGGGCATGGCGCGCTGGTCTGCGCGCTGAAGCATCCCGGCTTCTACAAGGCGGTGTCGGCCTTCGCCCCCATCGTCAACCCGGCGGCGGTGCCCTGGGGCGAAAAGGCCTTCGGGCGCTATCTGGGTCCGGACCGCGACCGCTGGCTGGAATGGGACGCCTGCGCGCTGATCAGGACCGCGACGGAGCGGCTGCCGATCCTGATCGACCAGGGCGACCGCGACAGCTTCCTGGAAGTACAACTGAAGCCGGAGGCACTGGTCGCCGCGGCGCAGGAGGTCGGACACCCGGTGACGCTGCGCATGCAGCCGGGCTACGACCACAGCTATTTCTTCATCAGCACGTTCATCGAGGACCATCTGCGCCATCATGCGGCGGCGCTGGTGGGGTAGGGGCTGATTGGGCGGAGTTAGACCCCCACCTATCCTCCCCCGCTGGGCGGGGGAGGGACTGCCGCTGCTATTCCGAACAAGCACTTGCCCCCTCCCCCGCCCAGCGGGGGAGGGTTGGGGTGGGGGTCTAACTCAGCCCCTCAAGCCACCCGCCGCGTCAGGTGGTTGTCCCAGCGGAAGGCCGGTGCCTTGCGCTCCGGTCCCGCTTCGGCGCTGACCGACACCGGCTCGATCACGCCAAGCCCGCTGGTCGCCAGATACCCTTCGCCGTTGGGAGCCAGACCGCAGCCGTCAGCCAGCGCGGTGGAGCCCAGCCATGCCCCGTCCGCCGCGTTCCACAGCCCGATGAGCCCGCCCATCGGCGAACTGGCGGCCACCGTCTTGCCATCCGACGCGACGCTGCCGATGTAGCCCTGCATGCGTGACAGCACATCCTCCGGTGCGTCGAACAGGCGGACCGCGCCGCTGCCGGGACGGTGAGCGCCGGTCAGGGGCTGCAGCATGCCGATGGGGCGTTCGTCCTGAACACCGAAGGCGACCCCGCCGTCGTCCAGCAGGGCGATGTGACGGATGCCGAGATTGGCGTGCTCCTCCGGCAGGCGGACCTTGTCGAGCAGCTTGCCGGTCGCCGCCTCCACATAGGTCAGCGAGCTGTCCATGCTGTCGAGGTTCAGCTTGGCCCGGCCGGTGTCGGGGTGGGTGATGACGCCGCCGTTGGCGACGGCCAAGGTCGTGCCGTCGCGCATCAGGATCAACTCGTGCGGACCAAGCCCATGGGTCGGAATGACGCCGATCCGGCGATAGCCGTCGGTGGCGTCGTAGACGCCGATGGCGCCCTCCTCGCGCGGGACGTCGTCCTCGGCGACATAGAGGATGCGGCCGTCGGCCGAATAATCGCCATGGCCGGTGAAGCGGCGGTCGTCGGGCGCCCGCACCACCGGGCCGGGGGTGCCGTCCGCCAGCGACAGGGTCTGGAACCAGCGGCCGGGACGGCGGGCGAAGACGACGGCCTCGGCGACGCCGGGACGCGGCATGATGGCGTGGGCGCGGCCCGGCGTGGCGGTGGTGAACAGCACCTTGCCGCCGCGATCCAGCGCCGCGACGCCGAAGCTTGGCTCCGCGCCGGCGGTGGCATAGGCGTTGAGATAGAGCGTGCCGGCGTCCGCCGCATGGGCCTTGCCGGTCAGCACGGCCAGCAATCCGCCGACGATGCGCCCACCCAAGGTTCGCCCAGCAAAGGCCGGCCCGGCGACCATGCCCAGGATGTTCCTGCGGTCCATCGCCATGGTCAGTCTCCGTCCAGTTCGTTGAAGCCCAGCGTGATGTCCAGCAGCGGGGCCAGCGTGCCCAGCATCTCCACCCGCGCCGCCTTGACCAGTCGCAGCGCGCTCTCCGTCTTCTTGCGGGAGGTGGGGTCGGTCACCGCCTTGTCCAGCGGACCGGGGATCGCCTCCACCGCGCTGATCGCGGCGGCGAAGCTCTCGTCGATGGCCTGCTTGGCGGTCGCGCCGTCGTCATTGGCGGGCAGCAGCGAGACGAAGCCCGGCCCGCCATGCTCACCCATCAGCAGGGCGCGCAGCCCTTCCAGGTTCAGCGCGATGTTGCGGAGCGACCGGCCGCTGCGCAACGCCTCCACCACCATCGGCTTGGCGTCCTCGATGCCGCCACCGAGCGGGGCCATCAGCTTCTGGTCGATCACCACCTGCATGGCGGTGATGGCGGCGGAATAGAGCGTGTTGACCGCTTCCGAGGCGGTCGGGCCGAGGACGGTCGGCTGCCCGGCGGCGAGCGGCGCCTCCAGCTCCTTCCAGCCGTCGCGCGCTTCGGTTGCGATGGCGGCGATGTTGCGGGCGGCGGCGACGGCCAACTGCCCGCGGTATTTCTTGGCCTCGCTGCCGGTGAAATTGTCCGCGGTGACGCCCTCGTCGAACAGCAGCCGTTCCAGCACGGTCAGCCCCTGCACCGCCGCGCTCTGGCGGGCGAGCGCACCCGGCTGCAGCAGCTTGGGGTCATGGTCGCGCAGGATCTGGCCGATCTGGCGCTGGACCACGCCCGGCCGCTCCGGCCAGAAGGACATGCGGTCGGCGCGCAGATTCATGGTGAGGGGACCCGGCCGCAGATGCTGCACGGACGCCCAGGCATCGGTGACCTTGGTGTGGGCCGCGCGCGCCTCCTCCAGTCCGGCGGCGGTGGGGCCGGCGGCGAAGCGGTCGAGCGTCTCGACATAGGTATTGGCGGCGGCGACCAGCGCGTCGAAGCGCGGCAGGGCATGGGTGCGGACCATGCCGCCCAGGAAGGCGGCGTCCTTGTCGGACTGGCGGGCGGCGAAGGCCGGGGTCCGCGGCAGCAGAGCCGCCACGGCGGCGGCGGCGGACATCAGTCCAAGCACTATGCGGCGTCGCATACGATCAAATCCCTTCTGCCGTTGGCGCGGATCGAAGCCCCCGCCCTTCCTTTACAAACCCAGCACATAACGCACCAGCCGTTTCCGCTCCCCACCCGCCAAGGCCATGAAGCGGTCCTTCGCCCCTTCCGCCTCGCCTCCATGCCACAGGATCGCTTCGGTGACACTGCGGGCGCGCCCGTCATGCAGGAGCGACAGTTGCCCGTCCTTGGCCGCCAGCCGGTTCAGGCCCCACAGCGGCGTGGTTCGCCAGTCCGATCCGCGCGCCTCGCCCATCGGCAGCTCGTCTCCCAATGCGGGGCCGAGGTCGTGGAGAAGCATGTCGCTGTGCGGGTAGATCGCGCGGTTGGAGAGGGCCGGGTGGGCCGGGTCCTCCGCCGTGCGCCAGGACGGGCGGTGGCAGGCGGCACAACCGGTGTCGGCGAACAGCTTGGTCCCCGCCTTGTCCTTCGGTGCCTCCAGGCTGCCGTCGGGCGGCAGGTCGCGCAGGTAGCCGTCGATCAGGCCGATGACCGTGCTGGGGATCTCCAGCCCCTCGAACTGCTTGGAATCGCCGTGCGGGGCCTCGCGGCAGGCGGTCTGCGCCGGGGTGCAGTCGCCCCACGGCTCGCGATAGGCCGGGGTCGACATGCCGATGTCGAGGCTGAAGGCTTCCGCATCCTGATGGTCCAGGGTGGGGTGCATCGCCTTCCAGCCGAAGCGGCCGATCTGCCGCTTGCCATCCACCGTCACATGGTTCACCCGCCCGGCGACGGGACCGCCGGACGCCGCCTGCCGCGCGGCTTCGGCCTCGATCGCTTCGGCCGGGATGCGGTCGAGCAGGCCCATGCCATGGACGCGCGGCGGCACGCGGGCGGACATCACCGTCGCCTCGGCCAGCGGGCCATAGCCGAGATTCTCGACGACCGGCGTCGGATGGCGCAGGCGGACGGTCTCGCCGTCGGGAAAGCGCACCTCCTCCTCGCGGTAGGTGACGCGGGGGCGGCCTTCGATCACCTGTCCGAG from Azospirillum sp. TSA2s encodes the following:
- the fghA gene encoding S-formylglutathione hydrolase produces the protein MTDPLTTLSETRVFGGRLKRVRHQSAAVNCEMTFAIFLPPQVEAGATVPVFYWLSGLTCTDENFTQKAGAFRVAAELGLAIVAPDTSPRGEGVPGDPDGSWDFGQGAGFYVDATEEPWARNYRMHDYVTRELPALIEENFPVTDRRSIAGHSMGGHGALVCALKHPGFYKAVSAFAPIVNPAAVPWGEKAFGRYLGPDRDRWLEWDACALIRTATERLPILIDQGDRDSFLEVQLKPEALVAAAQEVGHPVTLRMQPGYDHSYFFISTFIEDHLRHHAAALVG
- a CDS encoding di-heme oxidoredictase family protein yields the protein MQTLDPRLRGDDVPLWKRAVRSTTLTALLFLVAPTAQAADSLDNRIGEALFRRMWVAAPTATQAADGLGPLYNARSCATCHPRAGGGRPPDPAVAGDQGVGYAIKLNSDPVYGRQIQSNATLGQVIEGRPRVTYREEEVRFPDGETVRLRHPTPVVENLGYGPLAEATVMSARVPPRVHGMGLLDRIPAEAIEAEAARQAASGGPVAGRVNHVTVDGKRQIGRFGWKAMHPTLDHQDAEAFSLDIGMSTPAYREPWGDCTPAQTACREAPHGDSKQFEGLEIPSTVIGLIDGYLRDLPPDGSLEAPKDKAGTKLFADTGCAACHRPSWRTAEDPAHPALSNRAIYPHSDMLLHDLGPALGDELPMGEARGSDWRTTPLWGLNRLAAKDGQLSLLHDGRARSVTEAILWHGGEAEGAKDRFMALAGGERKRLVRYVLGL
- a CDS encoding DUF1513 domain-containing protein, translating into MAMDRRNILGMVAGPAFAGRTLGGRIVGGLLAVLTGKAHAADAGTLYLNAYATAGAEPSFGVAALDRGGKVLFTTATPGRAHAIMPRPGVAEAVVFARRPGRWFQTLSLADGTPGPVVRAPDDRRFTGHGDYSADGRILYVAEDDVPREEGAIGVYDATDGYRRIGVIPTHGLGPHELILMRDGTTLAVANGGVITHPDTGRAKLNLDSMDSSLTYVEAATGKLLDKVRLPEEHANLGIRHIALLDDGGVAFGVQDERPIGMLQPLTGAHRPGSGAVRLFDAPEDVLSRMQGYIGSVASDGKTVAASSPMGGLIGLWNAADGAWLGSTALADGCGLAPNGEGYLATSGLGVIEPVSVSAEAGPERKAPAFRWDNHLTRRVA
- a CDS encoding imelysin family protein — translated: MRRRIVLGLMSAAAAVAALLPRTPAFAARQSDKDAAFLGGMVRTHALPRFDALVAAANTYVETLDRFAAGPTAAGLEEARAAHTKVTDAWASVQHLRPGPLTMNLRADRMSFWPERPGVVQRQIGQILRDHDPKLLQPGALARQSAAVQGLTVLERLLFDEGVTADNFTGSEAKKYRGQLAVAAARNIAAIATEARDGWKELEAPLAAGQPTVLGPTASEAVNTLYSAAITAMQVVIDQKLMAPLGGGIEDAKPMVVEALRSGRSLRNIALNLEGLRALLMGEHGGPGFVSLLPANDDGATAKQAIDESFAAAISAVEAIPGPLDKAVTDPTSRKKTESALRLVKAARVEMLGTLAPLLDITLGFNELDGD